The Halostagnicola larsenii XH-48 region CGAACTCGTCGTCGAAGCGCTCGCGGATCGGCTCGGAGGCCTGAACGATATCGAAGCCGGCTTCGCTCAGGAGGCGGGTGAGAGCCGTCGTGTAGATGCCCCGGACGCGAACCGCCGTCATCGACCGCCCTCCTCCCGCGACCGGTGGGCGCTCGCGGAACCGTCCCAGATCATCATAGCGTGTCGCCTCGCGGAACTGCCTCCGATCATCGGAGCGTGTCGCGATCCGAGGCGAATCTGACCCGGCCGTCGATCGTCGGCCCGAGCGTCAGTTCGACGTGATCGTCGCCGAGGATCCGCCCGTCCTCGACGTAGACGCCCCAGCTATCGAAGCGGAGCCAGCCGCGCATCTCGTCGGCGTGGGTCATCAGGTCCAGATAGTCGACGGCGTGTTCGGGGTACTCGTCGCTCGAGTGGGCCATGTCCATATCGGAGTAGACCGTCTCGTGTGCCTCGAAGAAGGACTCGAGCGCCTCGGCGTCGGCCTCGACGGCGTCGACGACGGCCGCGGACGCCTCGCGGAGGTCCGCGGTCTCGAGGCCGACGTCTCGAAGCGCGCGTTGGGTTCGTTGGTCGAAGTGCATACGCGCCCGTTCGGCGGGCAGGCCTTTGTGGATTCCGTGTCGAGACGGCGAAAACGTCTTTCCGGAAGGGGGTGATGCCATAGGTATGGCACGGCGACGCGATCTGATCGAACGGTCCGCGGACGACTCGAGGGACTTACAGGAGATCTCGACGTGGGAGCCGCGAACGGTACTCGACCGGGCCGCCTGTAAGGTCTACGCCGGTATCAGCTACGGGTTGCCCGCTATCCTCCTGCTGGCTGCAATGGGTATCACGGCCCTGATTTTGCTGTCACCGGCTATCGTCGTCGCCGAGGAGCCGCTCGTGAGCGTCTTTTTCTTGCTCTCGGTGGTCCCCGCGGCACTGTTGGCGGCGTACATCTGGTTCGCCGATATCACC contains the following coding sequences:
- a CDS encoding DUF7532 family protein; its protein translation is MHFDQRTQRALRDVGLETADLREASAAVVDAVEADAEALESFFEAHETVYSDMDMAHSSDEYPEHAVDYLDLMTHADEMRGWLRFDSWGVYVEDGRILGDDHVELTLGPTIDGRVRFASDRDTLR